The following proteins are encoded in a genomic region of Devosia lucknowensis:
- a CDS encoding DUF1328 family protein — translation MLQLLLILIVVAVVSGAMGFTGLAGAAATLAKIIAAIMLIGIVLILILAFMGLAILF, via the coding sequence ATGCTGCAGCTTCTTCTCATTCTGATCGTCGTGGCAGTCGTATCGGGGGCGATGGGCTTTACCGGCCTGGCCGGTGCTGCCGCGACCCTGGCCAAGATCATCGCTGCGATCATGCTGATCGGCATCGTCCTGATCCTGATCCTCGCGTTCATGGGCCTCGCCATCCTCTTCTAA
- a CDS encoding GNAT family N-acetyltransferase, translated as MTSLLFRDATPADIPVMVQLSHAGDARGSETPPLDAATLADPRYRAAFDAIAADPGERLIVAEVGGEIVGTLQISIIPGLPRFGTSRAMLENVHIRADQRGNGLGSEMVMWAVEEARKAGCGIVQLTSNKVRLDAHRFYQKLGFEATHEGFKLYL; from the coding sequence ATGACTTCGCTGCTTTTCCGAGACGCCACGCCGGCGGACATTCCCGTCATGGTCCAGCTCAGTCACGCCGGTGATGCACGGGGGAGCGAAACGCCACCACTAGATGCGGCGACCTTGGCCGATCCGCGCTATCGTGCCGCGTTTGACGCCATTGCCGCAGATCCTGGAGAACGCCTCATCGTCGCGGAAGTCGGCGGAGAGATCGTCGGCACGCTCCAGATCAGCATCATTCCCGGCCTGCCGCGTTTCGGCACGAGCAGGGCCATGCTCGAGAACGTGCATATTCGCGCCGATCAGCGCGGCAATGGTCTGGGCTCCGAGATGGTCATGTGGGCCGTCGAGGAAGCGCGGAAGGCTGGTTGCGGCATCGTCCAGCTTACGTCCAACAAGGTGCGCCTCGATGCCCATCGCTTCTACCAGAAGCTCGGCTTCGAGGCGACGCACGAAGGCTTCAAGCTCTACCTTTAG
- a CDS encoding YciI family protein, whose product MRFMALVYFEPGSMDHLTAADFKQLDDATIEHDHMLRESGHLIFASPLAGLEAARSLRTVDGKLITTDGPYAESKEVVGGFLLLEAESIELLTPLFADDPILRYARMEIRPLVEHTHSETGQGRPEFLQ is encoded by the coding sequence ATGCGTTTCATGGCGCTGGTCTATTTCGAACCGGGATCGATGGATCACCTCACGGCAGCGGATTTCAAGCAATTGGACGATGCCACCATCGAGCACGACCACATGTTGCGCGAAAGCGGACACCTGATCTTCGCCTCGCCGCTGGCGGGGCTGGAGGCGGCACGTTCGCTGCGGACAGTCGATGGCAAGCTGATCACGACCGACGGACCCTATGCGGAAAGCAAAGAGGTGGTGGGCGGTTTCCTCCTGCTCGAAGCCGAGAGCATCGAGCTCCTGACGCCGCTCTTCGCCGACGACCCTATTCTCCGGTATGCGCGAATGGAAATCCGGCCTCTGGTGGAACACACCCATAGCGAAACCGGACAGGGACGGCCCGAATTCTTGCAGTAA
- the yghU gene encoding glutathione-dependent disulfide-bond oxidoreductase, producing the protein MTEYVPPKVWTWDQNKAAGFSTNRPIAGPTHDKVLPRGEHTLQLHSLATPNGQKVTIMLEELLAAGHDAEYDAYLINIGKGDQFGSGFVEINPNSKIPAMIDYGPSEPIRLFESGSILVYLADKFDAFLPKDVAKRAEAMNWLFWQMGSAPFMGGGFGHFYAYAPIKIEYAIDRYAMETKRQLDVLDRQLAEHEYVAGSDYTIADMAIFPWYGGMVLGRAYNAAEFLQVEDYKNVLRWARQLDAREPVKRGRSVNAATGPEDEHLYERHSAADVDKVVALRKERGTV; encoded by the coding sequence ATGACCGAATACGTGCCGCCCAAAGTCTGGACCTGGGATCAAAACAAGGCTGCGGGGTTCTCGACCAACCGTCCGATCGCGGGTCCGACGCATGACAAGGTGCTGCCGCGGGGTGAACACACACTGCAGCTGCACTCGCTGGCGACACCGAACGGCCAAAAGGTCACCATCATGCTCGAAGAGCTGCTGGCTGCCGGGCACGACGCGGAATACGACGCCTATCTCATCAATATCGGCAAGGGCGACCAGTTCGGCTCGGGCTTTGTCGAGATCAACCCCAATTCCAAGATCCCAGCGATGATCGACTATGGTCCGTCCGAGCCGATCCGCCTGTTCGAGAGCGGCTCTATCCTGGTGTACCTCGCCGACAAGTTCGACGCGTTTCTGCCCAAGGATGTGGCCAAGCGCGCCGAGGCCATGAACTGGCTGTTCTGGCAGATGGGTAGCGCTCCGTTCATGGGCGGCGGGTTCGGGCATTTCTATGCCTATGCTCCGATCAAGATCGAATACGCGATCGATCGTTATGCGATGGAGACCAAGCGCCAGCTTGACGTGCTGGACAGGCAGCTGGCCGAGCACGAATATGTGGCGGGCAGCGACTATACCATCGCCGATATGGCCATCTTCCCCTGGTATGGCGGCATGGTGCTGGGCCGTGCCTACAATGCGGCCGAATTCCTGCAGGTCGAAGACTACAAGAATGTGCTGCGCTGGGCCAGGCAACTGGATGCGCGCGAACCGGTCAAGCGCGGACGAAGCGTCAACGCAGCCACCGGCCCCGAGGACGAGCACCTCTATGAGCGCCACTCGGCAGCCGACGTGGACAAGGTGGTTGCATTGCGCAAGGAGCGCGGCACGGTCTGA
- a CDS encoding THUMP domain-containing class I SAM-dependent RNA methyltransferase, with amino-acid sequence MNSPAPFDIFLVATPGLEAPLADEARAAGFGEAKIIEGGVTFPGIWPDVWRANLVLRGATRILARVASFRAMHLAQLDKRARKVPWAELLRADVPVHVEASCKRSRIYHAGAAAQRVATAIAQTIGAPISEDATLRVMVRIKDDLVTISIDTTGESLHKRGFKEGVAKAPMRETMAALFLRQCGYSGAQPVLDPMCGSGTFVIEAAEIALGLRPGRERSFAFEQVPGFDERSWSTLRANSESRTVDQRFFGYDRDAGAIRMAEENATRAGVAGLTRFTRQTIEDLTPPPGPAGLVIVNPPYGTRIGAKGPLIGVHRTLGNVLKARFAGWRVGIITADKQLAQATGLAFEPPLPPVLHGGIRVALYRAHL; translated from the coding sequence ATGAACAGCCCTGCCCCATTCGACATCTTCCTCGTCGCCACGCCCGGCCTCGAGGCACCGCTCGCAGACGAAGCCCGTGCCGCCGGCTTTGGCGAGGCGAAGATCATCGAGGGCGGCGTCACGTTCCCGGGCATCTGGCCAGATGTCTGGCGCGCCAATCTCGTTCTCCGTGGTGCGACGCGCATCCTGGCCCGCGTGGCATCCTTCCGCGCCATGCATCTGGCGCAGCTTGACAAGCGTGCCCGCAAGGTGCCGTGGGCTGAGCTGCTCCGTGCCGACGTTCCGGTCCATGTCGAGGCCAGCTGCAAGCGCTCTCGAATCTATCATGCCGGTGCCGCCGCCCAGCGCGTCGCAACGGCCATCGCCCAAACCATCGGCGCTCCGATCTCCGAGGACGCGACCCTGCGTGTCATGGTCCGCATCAAGGATGACCTCGTCACCATCAGCATCGATACGACGGGCGAGTCGCTTCACAAGCGCGGCTTCAAGGAGGGCGTCGCCAAGGCCCCCATGCGGGAGACGATGGCGGCATTGTTCCTCCGCCAGTGTGGCTATTCCGGCGCCCAGCCGGTACTCGACCCCATGTGCGGTTCGGGCACGTTTGTCATCGAAGCTGCCGAGATAGCCCTCGGCCTTCGTCCCGGCCGTGAGCGCAGCTTCGCCTTCGAACAGGTCCCAGGCTTTGACGAGCGTTCATGGTCCACGCTCCGGGCCAATTCGGAGAGCCGGACCGTCGACCAGCGCTTCTTCGGTTACGACCGCGATGCTGGCGCCATCCGCATGGCTGAGGAGAATGCCACCCGCGCGGGCGTTGCCGGTCTTACCCGCTTCACCCGTCAAACCATCGAGGATCTGACCCCGCCGCCCGGCCCGGCAGGTCTCGTCATCGTCAATCCGCCCTATGGTACCCGCATCGGCGCCAAAGGTCCGCTGATCGGTGTCCATCGCACCCTCGGAAATGTCCTCAAGGCTCGCTTTGCCGGATGGCGGGTCGGCATCATTACTGCGGACAAGCAACTCGCCCAAGCCACTGGCCTCGCCTTCGAGCCGCCCCTGCCACCCGTGCTCCACGGCGGCATTCGCGTCGCGCTCTACCGCGCCCATCTCTAG
- a CDS encoding permease — protein MSLPPASLPWLAAHELRLAWRDTMAMMTGGRRVRLVGWIVGGGLIYGLMLVIAWFTLKPWVVAGPVIDKQALVLISGTGLLFWAVTLSQALEAVTRVYYGRSDLDLILSSPTSSDRLFAVRAGTVFLSTTALGALLISPIVLSLAIQDGPHWLSAFLVLVALAALSVAIAMAITRLLFRLVGPRRTRLAAQIVAGIVGAGFVIGIQAAAILSHDGFSRLAYFQSAEVIASAPAENSMLWIPARAALGEPLAATVLVGASLAILLLAVMLIAPSYGRLAASAAGATHVRSRRRLSNRTFTAVTQRQALRRKEWKLLQRDPWLLSQTLMQLLYLVPPALLLWINYGSGAGDGTFIVVVPVIVMASGQLAGGLAWLAISGEDAHDLVATAPLNSWTILRAKIEAVLAVIVAVLTPLLILVAVASWPMALICAACALAAAAASTAIQLWFRVVAKRSMFRRRQVASRAATLCEAFSSILWAATGALWAAGSILAIGPAMLALCILGSARLIAPRN, from the coding sequence TGGCGGCCTCATCTACGGCCTGATGCTGGTTATCGCATGGTTCACCCTGAAGCCCTGGGTCGTCGCGGGCCCTGTCATTGACAAACAGGCGCTGGTGCTGATTTCGGGAACCGGCCTCCTGTTCTGGGCCGTCACCTTGTCCCAGGCTCTCGAGGCGGTCACACGTGTGTATTACGGCCGTTCGGACCTCGATCTCATTCTCTCCTCGCCCACCTCCAGCGACCGGCTGTTCGCAGTCCGTGCGGGCACCGTTTTCTTGAGCACCACCGCCCTCGGGGCCCTGCTCATATCCCCCATCGTCCTGTCTCTTGCCATTCAGGACGGTCCGCACTGGCTTTCTGCCTTCCTGGTGCTTGTCGCGCTGGCCGCACTTTCAGTGGCCATTGCGATGGCGATCACGCGGCTGCTGTTTCGCCTGGTCGGTCCGCGCAGGACCCGTCTTGCCGCACAGATTGTCGCCGGAATTGTCGGTGCCGGTTTTGTCATCGGTATCCAGGCAGCCGCGATCCTGTCTCACGACGGCTTTTCGCGCTTGGCCTATTTCCAGTCCGCCGAGGTCATCGCCTCGGCCCCTGCGGAAAACAGCATGCTCTGGATTCCGGCCAGGGCCGCTCTCGGCGAACCACTGGCCGCTACGGTACTTGTCGGCGCGTCATTGGCCATTCTGCTGCTTGCGGTCATGCTGATCGCACCCAGCTACGGCCGCCTTGCTGCATCGGCAGCAGGCGCGACCCATGTCAGGTCACGACGCCGGCTATCCAACCGCACCTTTACGGCAGTGACGCAGCGGCAGGCCTTGCGCCGCAAGGAATGGAAGCTGCTGCAACGCGATCCATGGCTCCTTTCGCAGACGCTGATGCAACTGCTTTATCTTGTGCCCCCTGCGCTGCTCCTCTGGATCAACTACGGATCAGGCGCCGGCGATGGCACTTTCATCGTCGTGGTGCCCGTCATCGTCATGGCCTCGGGTCAATTGGCAGGCGGGCTCGCCTGGCTGGCCATTTCAGGTGAGGACGCACACGATCTCGTCGCCACCGCTCCATTGAACTCTTGGACCATCCTGCGCGCAAAGATCGAAGCCGTCCTCGCTGTCATCGTCGCCGTGCTGACGCCGCTGCTGATCCTGGTCGCCGTCGCGTCCTGGCCGATGGCGCTGATTTGCGCTGCCTGCGCGCTTGCCGCTGCGGCCGCTTCGACAGCAATCCAGCTCTGGTTCCGGGTAGTCGCCAAGCGATCCATGTTTCGTCGCCGCCAGGTCGCTTCGCGCGCAGCCACCCTCTGCGAGGCCTTTTCCTCGATCCTCTGGGCAGCCACCGGCGCCTTATGGGCGGCGGGATCGATCCTCGCCATCGGCCCTGCCATGCTGGCTCTGTGCATACTAGGCTCGGCACGACTCATCGCCCCCAGAAACTGA
- a CDS encoding FecR family protein, producing MRIGKAAFLAIMMASVSSAVLADDWIAERLRGSVMQFQGGDWVALQRGDVVPDGRKIRTAGDGRVELVRGQERIALAANTEIAVRDAAGQKMTTVVQTLGSVTIEAERRNVQHFSVQTPVLAAVVKGTQFTVTYRNGQARVDVERGVVQVQDSSHSMVVDVTPGQSAAASQSRPLDVSGPGSDRVTYLIEGEVVPAAARDAVVSGEIAAKDAVAVVEGRGVSGNPGNGNGPRNSNGNGNASGNASASAGIGVGPVNVEVRASSPGNNGNGVGQGNTGNNGNGNRGNGNVSVDAGPVSVDVRSGNSGNGNSGNGNSGNGNSGNGNGNSGNGNGNGNSGNGNGKGNSGNGNGNGGGVNVGVDLGIVSVDVNAGGGNGLGLGLGL from the coding sequence ATGCGTATTGGCAAAGCCGCTTTCCTGGCGATCATGATGGCGTCGGTCAGTTCCGCGGTGCTCGCGGATGACTGGATCGCCGAACGCCTGCGGGGCAGCGTGATGCAGTTCCAGGGCGGGGACTGGGTCGCCCTGCAGCGTGGCGACGTGGTGCCCGATGGGCGCAAAATCCGCACAGCGGGTGACGGGCGCGTAGAGTTGGTGCGGGGCCAGGAGCGCATTGCCCTTGCCGCCAATACCGAAATCGCCGTCCGCGATGCTGCCGGCCAGAAGATGACCACTGTGGTGCAGACGCTGGGCAGTGTGACAATCGAAGCCGAGCGACGGAACGTGCAGCACTTTTCGGTGCAGACGCCGGTGCTGGCAGCCGTGGTCAAAGGGACACAGTTCACCGTCACCTACCGTAACGGACAGGCCCGCGTCGATGTCGAACGTGGCGTCGTGCAGGTGCAGGACAGCTCGCACAGCATGGTCGTCGATGTGACGCCAGGGCAGTCCGCGGCCGCGAGCCAGTCGAGACCGCTGGACGTGAGCGGACCGGGATCGGATCGTGTGACTTATCTCATCGAGGGCGAGGTTGTTCCTGCGGCTGCTCGTGACGCCGTGGTGAGCGGCGAGATCGCCGCGAAGGATGCGGTGGCGGTCGTGGAAGGGCGCGGCGTCTCCGGCAATCCCGGCAACGGAAACGGCCCTCGCAATTCCAACGGTAACGGGAACGCCTCGGGCAATGCCAGCGCATCGGCAGGGATCGGTGTCGGACCAGTCAATGTCGAGGTGCGGGCGAGTTCGCCCGGAAACAACGGCAATGGTGTTGGCCAGGGGAACACAGGCAATAACGGGAATGGCAACCGCGGCAATGGCAATGTTTCCGTGGATGCCGGTCCCGTAAGCGTCGATGTCCGGTCCGGAAACTCCGGCAACGGCAATTCAGGCAACGGCAATTCAGGCAATGGCAATTCAGGCAATGGGAATGGCAATTCTGGGAACGGGAACGGGAACGGGAACAGTGGGAATGGGAACGGAAAAGGCAACAGTGGGAATGGAAACGGCAACGGCGGCGGCGTCAATGTCGGTGTCGACCTGGGTATCGTATCGGTGGATGTGAATGCCGGCGGCGGCAACGGCCTTGGGCTTGGCCTGGGCCTCTGA
- a CDS encoding flagellar motor protein MotB has protein sequence MANYDQPIIIKKVKKAAHGHHGGAWKIAYADFVTAMMAFFLLMWLISMTTPEQKEGLANYFAPASLSMTTSGAGGVMGGNAMDNSGSQMSGSSADIVEDKPASPQSSDQGTTDTHIGGPARQQGSEMQASSDSEFNLKSLDNEAFHSAAASIKQAWQSLPEVTPFMDNLLIEETNEGLDIQIVDQQGRPMFPEGSKYPLEQTRAAIAAIGPILQQLNAQVTISGHTAAGGRYDNPRYGPWELSADRANVVRSILGEFGMSDDRFKAISGRATDDPFFPNDPYMAANERVKITVIHSPPPVPVGLKP, from the coding sequence ATGGCGAACTACGATCAGCCGATCATCATCAAGAAGGTCAAGAAGGCCGCCCATGGCCATCATGGTGGCGCCTGGAAGATCGCCTATGCCGACTTCGTGACCGCCATGATGGCGTTCTTCCTGCTGATGTGGCTGATCAGCATGACGACGCCGGAGCAGAAGGAAGGCCTGGCAAACTATTTCGCACCCGCTTCGCTAAGCATGACCACCAGCGGCGCGGGCGGCGTCATGGGCGGCAATGCGATGGACAATTCGGGCAGCCAGATGTCGGGCTCGTCCGCCGATATCGTCGAAGACAAACCGGCATCGCCGCAAAGCTCGGACCAGGGCACCACCGATACACATATCGGCGGACCGGCACGGCAGCAGGGCAGCGAGATGCAAGCCAGCAGCGACAGCGAGTTCAACCTCAAATCGCTCGACAACGAAGCCTTCCACAGTGCCGCGGCCAGCATCAAGCAGGCATGGCAGTCTCTGCCGGAAGTCACGCCGTTCATGGATAACCTGCTCATCGAGGAGACCAACGAGGGTCTCGATATCCAGATCGTCGACCAGCAGGGACGACCGATGTTCCCGGAGGGATCGAAATATCCCCTGGAGCAGACGCGCGCCGCCATCGCCGCGATCGGGCCGATCCTGCAGCAGCTGAATGCCCAGGTGACCATTTCGGGCCACACGGCGGCCGGCGGCCGATACGACAATCCTCGCTATGGACCGTGGGAGCTTTCGGCGGACCGGGCCAATGTGGTGCGTTCGATCCTCGGGGAATTCGGTATGAGCGACGATCGCTTCAAGGCAATTTCGGGACGCGCGACGGACGATCCGTTCTTCCCCAACGACCCCTATATGGCCGCCAACGAGCGGGTGAAGATCACCGTGATCCATTCTCCGCCCCCGGTGCCCGTGGGGCTCAAACCTTAA
- the motA gene encoding flagellar motor stator protein MotA — translation MRLIVGILVVFACVFGGYSAMGGHVEVLWQPFEFVIILGAAIGAFIIANGAPVLKGVPTMFGTLFKGPKYNKKAYLELLGVQFSMYKLIQQKGILGIEPHIEDPHNSTLFNAFPTFAKNHHAVEFVCDYMRMVTMGSNNVHEMDALMDEELETHHQEQERLVSAMQAIADGTPALGIVAAVLGVIKTMGAISEPPEVLGHLIGGALVGTFFGVFVAYGFFGPMAQSLKSTFESESKYFLSLKVGLLAHIGGQPPVMAIEFARKALMSEVRPTFAEVEAATAALPATT, via the coding sequence ATGCGTCTGATTGTCGGTATTCTGGTCGTCTTCGCCTGCGTGTTCGGCGGCTATTCGGCGATGGGCGGGCACGTCGAGGTGCTCTGGCAGCCATTCGAATTCGTGATCATTCTCGGCGCGGCGATCGGCGCCTTCATCATCGCCAATGGCGCCCCGGTGCTCAAGGGCGTGCCGACCATGTTCGGCACCCTGTTCAAGGGGCCCAAATACAACAAGAAGGCTTATCTCGAACTGCTGGGCGTGCAGTTCTCCATGTACAAGCTGATCCAGCAGAAGGGCATCCTCGGGATCGAGCCGCATATCGAGGACCCGCATAACTCCACCCTGTTCAACGCCTTCCCGACCTTCGCCAAGAACCACCACGCGGTGGAATTCGTGTGCGACTACATGCGCATGGTGACAATGGGCTCCAACAATGTGCATGAGATGGATGCGCTGATGGACGAGGAGCTCGAGACCCACCATCAGGAGCAGGAGCGGCTGGTTTCGGCCATGCAGGCGATTGCCGACGGCACGCCAGCCCTGGGCATCGTGGCCGCGGTGCTCGGCGTGATCAAGACCATGGGCGCGATCTCCGAACCGCCGGAAGTGCTCGGCCACCTGATCGGCGGCGCACTCGTGGGTACATTCTTTGGCGTGTTCGTGGCCTATGGTTTCTTCGGCCCGATGGCGCAGTCGCTCAAGAGCACGTTCGAATCCGAATCCAAATATTTCCTGTCGCTCAAGGTGGGCCTGCTGGCCCATATCGGCGGGCAGCCGCCCGTGATGGCCATCGAATTCGCCCGCAAGGCGCTGATGAGCGAAGTGCGCCCGACCTTTGCCGAAGTGGAAGCGGCAACCGCCGCGCTGCCTGCGACAACCTGA
- a CDS encoding putative bifunctional diguanylate cyclase/phosphodiesterase: MWQLTRWLSAAMAMLVLLGLAYSGALASVDTRLSDWRLIASSVPATGSVVLVEIDSASLEEVGVWPWPRSLHADLLDRLMAAGVEDVAFDIDFSSSSTAFEDAQFTAALERAGGYARLAAFAQTDNTGVVRFSRPLPEFAAQAEPVLVNVLLDPVTARTRSLPVAASDAIGTVPALAVELARPQGELPPVLEIDFSIELAGIPRYSFVDVLYGRVDPARLAGRQVVVGASAIELRDFFNVPRYGVVPGPLLQVLAVETLKSGRILTNLGWLPGLAFTGLVALVLLLHRGRFNVAIIGLALLFCSALAEASALLAYSGAGILVRTAVLHTGLLMLFGLALADSGYAHLVARRAAQQRLKFLATHDPATGLLSRQGLVDLHAQQRTLILILLQVQALDELRATLGHDIVEQLLAQIAGRLMRTGYTHIARTAPANFALVAVDFDDAHRLAAAARDLASTLTDIYTVDSHTLHVDVLAGFAAGSADPSELLNQAEIALIHARSERLPARGFSRADQSALDRHRRLDSDLRQALSRDQLRLLFQPQVDLSDGRIVGVESLMRWEHPELGLVSPAEFIPLAEETGLIVELGRWILDRACSQAVAWPVPISVAVNVSPVQFLRSDLIASVEAALSRSGLPPERLDLEITESSRVTDPSRVHDVMWHLQKLGVHLSIDDFGTGYSALSHFRDLPFDMVKIDQGFVRDRKSESDRVLLAAIVELARKMGKQTLAEGVEDAETAAILRAMGCTFAQGYHFGRPLPEDALIALLLGQVEKQSA; the protein is encoded by the coding sequence GTGTGGCAACTGACTAGATGGCTTTCGGCCGCGATGGCCATGCTCGTGCTATTGGGCCTTGCCTATAGCGGCGCGCTCGCTTCGGTCGATACACGCCTGAGCGACTGGCGCCTCATCGCAAGCTCCGTCCCAGCGACCGGATCTGTGGTCCTCGTCGAAATCGATAGTGCCAGCCTGGAGGAAGTTGGCGTCTGGCCGTGGCCGCGATCGCTGCATGCGGATCTCCTGGACCGGCTGATGGCGGCCGGCGTGGAAGATGTCGCCTTTGACATCGACTTCTCGAGCAGCAGCACGGCGTTCGAGGATGCTCAATTCACGGCCGCACTCGAACGCGCAGGCGGCTATGCACGCCTTGCCGCCTTTGCCCAGACCGACAACACCGGCGTCGTTCGCTTCTCGCGGCCCCTGCCCGAGTTCGCAGCGCAGGCCGAACCCGTCCTCGTCAACGTCCTCCTCGATCCCGTCACGGCCCGCACCCGCAGTCTGCCGGTCGCCGCGTCCGACGCGATCGGCACCGTGCCCGCGCTGGCCGTGGAACTGGCCCGCCCCCAAGGCGAACTCCCGCCGGTTCTCGAGATCGACTTCAGCATCGAACTGGCCGGCATTCCCCGCTACAGCTTCGTCGACGTCCTCTACGGCCGCGTCGACCCCGCACGCCTCGCCGGCAGGCAGGTCGTCGTCGGCGCCAGCGCCATCGAATTGCGGGACTTCTTCAATGTGCCGCGCTACGGCGTCGTTCCCGGGCCGCTCCTGCAGGTACTGGCCGTCGAGACACTGAAGTCCGGTCGCATTCTCACCAACCTCGGCTGGCTCCCCGGTCTCGCATTCACCGGTCTTGTCGCACTCGTTCTGTTGCTCCACCGGGGTCGATTCAACGTTGCCATCATCGGCCTGGCGCTGCTTTTCTGCTCCGCACTCGCGGAAGCCAGCGCCCTCCTGGCCTATTCCGGGGCGGGCATATTGGTGCGAACGGCCGTGCTCCATACCGGTTTGCTGATGCTGTTCGGCCTGGCCCTGGCCGACAGCGGCTATGCGCATCTTGTCGCGCGTCGTGCTGCCCAGCAGCGGCTGAAATTCCTAGCCACGCACGATCCGGCAACAGGGCTCCTGTCCCGCCAGGGACTGGTCGACCTCCACGCGCAACAGAGAACGCTCATTCTCATCCTTCTGCAGGTGCAGGCGCTCGACGAGCTGAGGGCAACGCTGGGCCACGACATCGTCGAGCAGCTGCTCGCACAAATCGCCGGACGTCTGATGCGGACCGGCTACACCCATATCGCACGAACGGCCCCGGCCAATTTCGCACTTGTTGCGGTGGATTTCGACGACGCTCATCGGCTAGCCGCCGCGGCCCGCGACCTCGCGTCGACCTTGACAGATATCTACACGGTCGACAGTCACACCCTGCACGTCGATGTCCTGGCAGGCTTCGCCGCAGGTTCGGCCGATCCCTCGGAACTCCTGAACCAGGCCGAAATCGCCCTGATCCATGCCCGCTCGGAACGCCTTCCGGCTCGTGGCTTCAGCCGGGCCGACCAGTCGGCGCTGGATCGCCATCGCCGCCTCGACAGCGATCTGCGGCAAGCCTTGTCGCGCGACCAGCTGCGACTTCTGTTTCAACCCCAGGTCGATCTCAGCGACGGACGCATCGTCGGCGTCGAAAGCCTGATGCGTTGGGAACATCCCGAGCTTGGACTTGTCTCACCCGCCGAATTCATTCCGCTGGCCGAAGAAACCGGCCTCATCGTTGAACTGGGTCGCTGGATCCTTGACCGCGCTTGTTCGCAAGCAGTCGCTTGGCCGGTGCCCATCTCTGTTGCCGTCAACGTCTCTCCGGTCCAATTCCTCCGCTCCGACCTGATCGCGAGCGTGGAGGCGGCGCTGTCCCGCAGCGGACTGCCCCCGGAACGGCTGGACCTCGAGATCACCGAGAGCAGCAGGGTGACCGATCCGTCACGCGTGCATGACGTGATGTGGCATCTCCAGAAACTGGGCGTTCACCTGTCCATCGACGATTTCGGCACGGGCTACTCTGCCCTCAGCCACTTCCGCGATCTACCCTTCGACATGGTCAAGATCGACCAGGGTTTTGTCCGCGACCGAAAATCCGAAAGCGACCGCGTGCTTCTGGCCGCGATCGTCGAACTGGCTCGCAAAATGGGCAAGCAGACCTTGGCCGAGGGCGTCGAGGACGCCGAAACCGCCGCCATCCTCCGCGCCATGGGCTGTACCTTCGCCCAGGGCTACCATTTTGGGCGCCCCCTGCCCGAGGATGCACTCATCGCGCTCTTGCTCGGACAGGTTGAAAAACAGTCGGCCTGA